The genomic region CGCGATGGATCTGCCATTGCCACGCCTGCGCCGTCAGGGCGGAAATCCACCGCCCATGCTCCGGGCAGCCCGCCAGATGCGAATGCAGATGGAGGCCGGCTCGTGGCAGCCTGCCCCCGCGCAGGCACTGGTGCAGGCAGCGCCTGTACTGTCCGGGCGGACCACCGCGCGAGGATCGGTCAGCATGCTCTGCGCGATCGGATTTACGCCCGGTGCCAACGGGGCGGATCCGCAGCCGAATACAGCGTGTATCAGCAACCCCGCAATAGATACGGTCGTACGCCAGCAAACCGCAGCAATGATGCAACTGGCGCCTCTCTGGCGCTTTGCGCCTGTTAACGCCTCTTACTGCGACGACAGGCGCTTCGAGATTGCCGCCACCCAGCTGGACCGGGCCACCGGCGAGCAGGAGGAAGCGCCTCCCGCTCCCGATCCGGACTTGCTGCCAAACCTCTGCGAAGCGGGATAGGCGGCCACGATGATCCTGATACTGGCAAGTGCCTTGGCGCTGATATCCGAATCGGTGGTGTGCGACCTCACCCCGCAAGGCCATGACATCCCGCAACACGGACCCACCGGCTTCACTGTGGCCTGCCCGGCAGATCACGAAGATGCGGCCGCCATCCAGTCTGCCGCCGAAGCCGCGATTGCCGCGATAATTCTTCCCTTGCCGCGCCCTGGTCGCCAAGACGGAAATCCGCCGCCCAGGCTCTGGGCTGCAAGCGAGTTGACCATGCAACTGGGAAACGGGTCGTGGCGTCCTGCGCTGGCCCAGCCAATGGTCCGGGCGATACCTTGGGTACCCCGCCAGGCCATCCAGCAAGGCGCGGCCCACATGCTGTGTGCGCTAGCTTTTACGCCAGATGCAAGCGGGGTGGATCAGCAGCCGGGAGTGGCCTGCATCAGCGATGTTTCGACAGACCTTGTTGAGCGCCATCAGAGGGCATCCATGACACAGGCCGCATCCTTATGGCGTTTTGCACCTGTCCCTGTGCCATACTGCTTCAATCACCAGCTTTTGACGAGCGCCACGCCCACCTACCCCGCTACCCGGCGTCGGCAACCACCCCCTGCCATTCCCGATCCGGACTTGCTGCCAAACCTCTGCGAAGCGGGATAGGCGGCCACGATGATCCTGATACTGGCAATCGCTCTGACCGCTTCCCAGCCTGTTACTTGCGCTCTGACGGCGCTGGGGGACGATATCCGCGATCAGGGGCCAACTGGTTTCACCGTTGAGTGCCCGGCAGATCACGCGGATGCCGGCGCCATCCAGTCTGCCGCCGAAGCCGCGATTGCCAGGGTGGATTTGCCATTGCCGCATCAGCGCGTCACCAACCGGGGCAATCGGACCTATCACGAAACAGCCGATACACTACTGATGGAGCGCGGGCAGGGCGGTGCATGGAGACCGTCGCTCGGTCAGGTTCTTGTCAGAGGCGTCCCGGCCTTCCCTCCCCGCGCCGTTGAAAATGGCGCCCGTCACATGCTGTGCGCGCTCGCTCTGCGTCCTGCGGCAAACGGCGTTGACCCCGCGCCTGACGTGCAGTGCATCAGTAATCACAACAGCACCTTCGTCATCCGTCTGCTCACCGGCGCCATGCGCGAAACTGCCGGACGCTATCGGTTCGCGCCTGTCGATGTCCGGTACTGTCTGGATGAACAGGTGTCAGCCCACGCCACGGTCATAGTAATGCCGGGAAGGCGGCTCGAGCAGCCCGCGCCGCCACCCGATCCATCCGCCCTTCCCAATTTGTGCGACGGCGGGTAGCGGCGCCCCTTGCCCCTTTGCGCCTGCTGGCGCATACACCCCCTCCCATGACCTTCACCGCCACCGTTCTCACTCTCTATCCGGACGCCTTTCCCGGCGCGCTTGGCGTGTCGCTGATCGGCACTGCGCTCAAAGAGGGCAAATGGGCGCTAGAGACGGTGGACATCCGCGCATTTTCCCGTCATAAGCACGCCTCCGTTGATGACACCCCCGCTGGCGGCGGCCCTGGAATGGTGCTGCGCCCGGATGTGATTGCGGAGGCGGTAGACAGTGTGGAACGCAATGCGCGCCCGCTGATCTGCCTCACACCGCGCGGCAAACCGCTCACCCAGACCATGGTCCGGGAGTGGGCGGAAGGGCCGGGCGTGATTTTGGTATGCGGGCGCTTTGAAGGCTTCGACCAGAGGGTCATCGAGGCGCGCGGCATGGAAGAGGTAAGCGTCGGCGATGCCGTCCTTGCCGGTGGAGAGATACCCGCGCAATACCTCATCGAGGCGTGCGTGCGGCTGATCCCCGGCGTACTGGGCAAGATGGCTTCGACCGAAGACGAGAGTTTCGAGGGTGATCTCCTCGAATATCCCCAATACACCCGCCCGCGGGTGTGGGAGGGGCAGGAGATCCCCGAAGTGCTGCTGGGCGGCGACCATGGAAAGGTCGCTCACTGGCGGCGCGAGCAGGCAGAACAGGCAACGAAGGACCGCCGGCCGGATCTCTGGGAGAGATATCAGCGGCGGGATGGAGAGACGAGATGAACCTCATTCAGAAGCTCGAGCAGGAAGAAGCCGCGCGCGTTCTTGGCGAGAAAGTGCTCCCGGAATTTTCCGCCGGTGACACGCTGGTCGTGGGCGTGCGCATCCGCGAAGGCGAGCGCGAGCGCGTCCAGCGCTTTGAAGGCGTGTGCATCGCGCGCTCAGGCGGCGGGCTCAATGAGAGCTTCACCGTGCGCAAGATTTCCTTTGGCGAAGGTGTCGAGCGGGTCTTCCCGGTCTATTCCCCGCTGGTGGAAAGCATTGAAGTGAAGCGCAAGGGCCATGTGCGCCGCGCCAAGCTCTACTATCTGCGCGACCGCCGCGGTAAATCCGCACGTATCGCCGAGCGCACCTCGGGCCACGGCATCGAGAGCCGCGACTAATCTTTTCGGCATCGCCGGAATGCAGGAACGCCCATCGTTGCCGATGGGCGTTTTTCGTGGCGGCAGCCCGCACCGCCCGTCATGGATTTGTCACTGCCACTGGCACGCCATACCGGCTAGTCTTCCGGCCGAAGCGGATTCAGCCTTGGGGGGCCTCATGTCATTCCTGCGCACCAGTCTTCTCCTGCCTGCCCTGCTCGTAGCGCTCGCCGCCTGCAATCCGGCAGACGAGCCGCCCGCCGGGGACATGCCCCCGCCCCAGGGCGCGCCTGACGCGATTTCAGGGCAACTGGCCGAGGATGCTGGCGAGATCGGCACCTTCCCCACACTGACCGGCGAGCTGCCCGCCATCATCGCCCACCGGGGTGCCAGCGGATATTTCCCCGAACATACGCTGCCCGCCTTCCAGCTCGCCAACGAGCAGGGCGCGGACATTCTCGAACCTGACCTGATGGTCTCGCGCGATGGCGTGCTGATCGTGCGCCATGACCCCTGGCTCTCCACCTCTACCGATGTGGAAACCCGCGAGGAATTTGCCGACCGCCGCCGCGAGCTGATGGGCCGCAATGACTGGTGGG from Glycocaulis abyssi harbors:
- the trmD gene encoding tRNA (guanosine(37)-N1)-methyltransferase TrmD, which gives rise to MTFTATVLTLYPDAFPGALGVSLIGTALKEGKWALETVDIRAFSRHKHASVDDTPAGGGPGMVLRPDVIAEAVDSVERNARPLICLTPRGKPLTQTMVREWAEGPGVILVCGRFEGFDQRVIEARGMEEVSVGDAVLAGGEIPAQYLIEACVRLIPGVLGKMASTEDESFEGDLLEYPQYTRPRVWEGQEIPEVLLGGDHGKVAHWRREQAEQATKDRRPDLWERYQRRDGETR
- the rplS gene encoding 50S ribosomal protein L19 is translated as MNLIQKLEQEEAARVLGEKVLPEFSAGDTLVVGVRIREGERERVQRFEGVCIARSGGGLNESFTVRKISFGEGVERVFPVYSPLVESIEVKRKGHVRRAKLYYLRDRRGKSARIAERTSGHGIESRD